One genomic region from Phycodurus eques isolate BA_2022a chromosome 16, UOR_Pequ_1.1, whole genome shotgun sequence encodes:
- the psmd3 gene encoding 26S proteasome non-ATPase regulatory subunit 3, whose translation MKETAAKRRDRAGGRDRDSKADKPKEAPGAEPQDVDMPEAEATSSVKPPKELDSLTLEDIKEHVKQIEKAVSGKEPRFVLRALRALPSTSRRLNTLVLHKTISGFFTNNAATRDFLLAFLDEPMDLVDGDVPFRPRTGKAAGNPLLPEVEAYLQLLLVVHLTNNKRFSEAQKVSDDLLQKMASKNRRALDLVAAKCYYYHARVYEFLNQLDSIRSFLHTRLRTATLRHDADGQAVLLNLLLRNYLNFNLYDQAEKLVSKSVFPELANNNEWARYLYYTGRIKAIQLEYSEARRTLTNALRKAPQHTAVGFKQTVHKLLIVVELLLGEIPDRLQFRQPSLKRSLMPYFLLTQAVRTGNLSKFNQALEQFGEKFQTDGTYTLIIRLRHNVIKTGVRMISLSYSRISLADIALKLQLDSPEDAEFIVAKAIRDGVIEASINHEKGFVRSKETMDIYGTREPQLAFHQRISFCLDIHNMSVKAMRFPPKAYNKDLESAEERREREQQDLEFAKEMAEDDDDSFP comes from the exons ATGAAGGAGACGGCGGCCAAGCGGCGCGACAGAGCGGGAGGCCGAGACCGAGACTCCAAGGCCGACAAGCCCAAGGAGGCCCCCGGCGCCGAGCCACAGGACGTCGACATGCCGGAGGCGGAGGCTACCAGCTCGGTCAAGCCGCCCAAGGAGCTCGACAGCCTGACCCTGGAAG ACATCAAGGAGCACGTGAAGCAGATCGAGAAGGCGGTGTCGGGCAAGGAGCCTCGCTTCGTGCTGCGAGCGCTGCGAGCGTTGCCGTCCACCAGCCGCCGCCTCAACACGCTGGTGCTGCACAAAACCATCAGCGGCTTCTTCACCAACAACGCCGCCACCAGAGACTTCCTGCTCGCCTTCCTGGACGAG CCCATGGACCTGGTGGACGGGGACGTGCCGTTCCGTCCCAGGACGGGGAAGGCGGCCGGCAACCCTCTGCTCCCGGAGGTGGAGGCATACCTGCAGCTGCTTCTGGTGGTGCACCTGACCAACAACAAGAGGTTCAGCGAG GCTCAGAAGGTTTCTGACGACCTGCTGCAGAAGATGGCCTCCAAGAACCGCCGGGCTCTGGACCTGGTGGCCGCCAAGTGCTATTACTACCACGCACGTGTCTACGAGTTCCTCAACCAGCTGGACAGCATCCGCAG CTTCCTGCACACGCGCCTGCGCACGGCGACGCTGCGTCACGACGCCGACGGCCAGGCGGTTCTCCTCAACCTCCTGCTGAGGAATTACCTCAACTTCAACCTCTACGATCAGGCCGAGAAGCTCGTGTCCAAGTCGGTCTTCCCAGAACTCGCCAACAACAACGAGTGGGCCCGATACCTCTACTACACCG GTCGCATCAAAGCCATCCAGCTGGAATATTCCGAGGCTCGCCGGACTTTAACCAACGCGCTGAGGAAAGCCCCCCAACACACCGCCGTGGGGTTCAAGCAGACG GTGCACAAGCTGCTGATTGTGGTGGAGTTGTTGCTGGGAGAAATTCCCGACAGGCTTCAGTTCAGGCAGCCGTCGCTCAAGAGGTCACTCATGCCCTACTTCCTGCTCACTCAGG CGGTGAGAACGGGCAACCTGTCCAAGTTCAACCAAGCCTTGGAGCAGTTTGGCGAGAAGTTCCAGACGGACGGCACGTACACGCTCATCATCCGCCTCAGACACAACGTCATCAAGACAG GCGTGCGTATGATCAGCCTGTCGTACTCGCGCATCTCGCTGGCCGACATCGCTCTCAAGCTGCAGCTGGACAGTCCCGAGGACGCGGAGTTCATCGTGGCCAAG GCCATCCGAGACGGCGTGATCGAGGCGAGCATCAACCACGAGAAAGGCTTCGTCCGGTCCAAGGAGACCATGGACATCTACGGCACCCGAGAACCTCAGCTGGCCTTTCACCAGAGGATCTCCTTCTGCCTCGACATTCACAACATGTCTGTCAAG GCCATGAGGTTTCCGCCGAAAGCTTACAACAAGGACTTGGAGTCGGCCGAG GAGCGTCGCGAGCGTGAGCAGCAGGATCTGGAGTTCGCCAAAGAAATGGCCGAAGATGACGACGACAGCTTCCCCTGA
- the LOC133414957 gene encoding uncharacterized protein LOC133414957: MHAHAVFPLLCCFLFPREIRTAPAAAHSPALRDALERARVLADKISKDVPAAYAEGSTLDLPQQTGDLQMMAAALHIPPAPVLKPLSQHFDMDTCVSRMAEGVRMFQGLLGVLSTRLGGLDGLRADLRDLLAQIAKVQEAARPGGAETDRDRDRDRWAGMAAGLHGDYEAQAAAQLTLTQLRSFAHDVIRSLRAIAAHRTLAR, from the exons ATGCACGCGCACGCAG TTTTCCCGCTCCTGTGCTGCTTCCTGTTCCCGCGGGAGATCCGTACGGCGCCCGCCGCCGCCCATTCGCCGGCCCTCAGAGACGCCCTCGAACGAGCCCGCGTGCTGGCCGACAAAATCTCCAAGGACGTTCCCGCTGCGTACGCCGAG GGCTCGACCCTCGACCTCCCGCAGCAGACCGGCGACCTGCAGATGATGGCCGCCGCCCTCCACATCCCCCCCGCGCCCGTCCTCAAACCGCTGTCGCAACACTTCGACATG GACACGTGCGTGAGTCGCATGGCGGAAGGCGTGCGGATGTTCCAGGGCCTCCTGGGAGTTTTGTCGACCCGCCTCGGCGGGCTGGACGGCCTTCGGGCCGACCTGCGAGACCTGCTCGCGCAGATCGCCAAG GTGCAGGAAGCGGCCCGGCCGGGCGGCGCCGAGACGGACCGGGACCGGGACCGGGACCGGTGGGCGGGGATGGCGGCCGGTCTCCACGGCGACTACGAGGCGCAGGCGGCCGCTCAACTGACGCTCACGCAGCTCAGATCCTTCGCGCACGACGTCATCCGAAGCCTCCGCGCGATCGCCGCCCACAGGACGCTCGCGCGCTAG